The Humidesulfovibrio mexicanus genome window below encodes:
- a CDS encoding polyprenyl synthetase family protein, with the protein MSADIDVKAELKARAAEVEAYLAGCLRGRDIPERLLASMEYSLQAGGKRLRPALVLSFARLFGETVERVMPFAAALELIHTYSLIHDDLPAMDDDDLRRGKPSNHKQFDEATAILAGDGLLTDAFGLMFSCPQDMSAQRVLSAAQTVALAAGSSGMVGGQALDMEYTARPGVRLDELRSMHAMKTGALITASCVAGAHLAGALAPELDRARRYGENLGAAFQIADDILDVVGDTKTLGKPVGSDERQGKTTYPSLLGLDKSRELARERAKSAVEALAGLEHIEAVFLRALARYIVERVN; encoded by the coding sequence ATGAGCGCCGACATCGACGTGAAGGCGGAGCTCAAGGCCCGCGCGGCGGAAGTCGAGGCGTATCTTGCCGGATGCCTGCGCGGGCGCGACATTCCCGAGCGCCTGCTGGCCAGCATGGAGTATAGCCTGCAGGCCGGGGGCAAGCGCCTGCGCCCGGCCCTGGTGTTGAGCTTCGCGCGGCTCTTCGGCGAGACCGTGGAGCGCGTCATGCCTTTCGCCGCCGCGCTGGAACTCATCCACACCTATTCCCTCATCCACGACGACCTGCCCGCCATGGACGACGACGACCTGCGCCGGGGAAAGCCCAGCAACCACAAGCAGTTCGACGAGGCCACGGCCATTTTGGCGGGCGACGGCCTGCTCACCGACGCATTCGGCCTGATGTTCTCCTGCCCGCAGGACATGTCGGCCCAGCGCGTGCTCTCCGCCGCCCAGACCGTGGCGCTGGCCGCGGGCTCTTCGGGCATGGTGGGCGGCCAGGCCCTGGACATGGAGTACACCGCGCGGCCGGGCGTGCGCCTGGACGAACTGCGCTCCATGCACGCCATGAAGACCGGCGCGCTGATCACCGCGTCCTGCGTGGCCGGGGCGCACTTGGCCGGGGCGCTGGCCCCGGAGCTGGACCGCGCGCGCCGGTATGGCGAAAACCTGGGCGCGGCTTTCCAGATCGCCGACGACATTCTGGACGTGGTGGGCGACACCAAGACCCTGGGCAAGCCCGTGGGCAGCGACGAACGCCAGGGCAAGACCACCTATCCTTCGCTTTTGGGCTTGGACAAAAGCCGCGAGCTGGCGCGGGAGCGGGCGAAATCCGCCGTCGAGGCGCTGGCCGGGCTGGAACACATTGAAGCCGTATTCCTGCGCGCCCTGGCGCGCTACATCGTGGAGCGCGTGAATTGA
- the xseB gene encoding exodeoxyribonuclease VII small subunit, producing the protein MAKDTRSFEERLERLKAVVESLEGGEPSLEEALRLYKEGIQLSGRLGRDLEAAKNEVRLAQDGLLKEFDALDAAAEAGE; encoded by the coding sequence ATGGCCAAGGACACGAGGAGTTTCGAGGAGCGCCTGGAGCGCCTGAAGGCGGTGGTGGAGTCCCTGGAAGGGGGCGAGCCCTCCCTGGAGGAGGCCCTGCGCCTGTACAAGGAGGGCATCCAGCTTTCCGGGCGGCTGGGCCGCGACCTTGAGGCCGCGAAGAACGAGGTTCGCCTGGCGCAGGACGGCCTCTTGAAGGAGTTCGACGCGCTGGACGCGGCCGCGGAGGCCGGGGAATGA
- a CDS encoding M23 family metallopeptidase has protein sequence MGRVNTLNASFPRLVFLVLAVLSMLALDAAARAEGTVSSPRHAARRAPAGGELVCPAKVGIGEPFVVRVRLPWRAREASVRFLGRSAPLELRAAGGGVEACAVLGADVLDARPGWKTVTVRAVPASGGSTRTFARRVELAFVSRPVERLSLDPAMVTPPREEVPRIAAERALSRQALARTGTKRLWSLPLARPLDTEVSSLYGVGRVLNGQPRSPHRGLDLEASVGDPVRAADHGVVALAGDFYYPGQCVYLDHGQGLVTMYFHLSERLVQMGQRVERGQVLGLAGESGRSTRAHLHFGVAALGRLVDPEPLFLYDGRQ, from the coding sequence ATGGGCCGTGTGAACACCTTGAACGCCTCTTTTCCGCGCCTCGTTTTTCTGGTCCTGGCCGTGCTGTCCATGCTGGCCCTGGATGCCGCCGCCAGGGCCGAGGGAACGGTTTCCTCGCCCCGGCACGCGGCGCGGCGGGCCCCTGCGGGGGGCGAACTCGTCTGCCCCGCCAAGGTCGGCATCGGCGAGCCCTTTGTCGTGCGGGTGCGGCTGCCCTGGCGGGCCAGGGAGGCCAGCGTCCGTTTCCTGGGGCGCAGCGCGCCGCTGGAGCTGCGCGCTGCCGGGGGCGGAGTGGAGGCCTGCGCCGTGCTCGGCGCGGACGTGCTGGACGCCCGGCCCGGTTGGAAAACCGTGACGGTGCGCGCTGTCCCGGCATCCGGCGGCAGCACCAGGACCTTTGCCCGGCGCGTGGAGTTGGCGTTCGTGTCCCGGCCTGTGGAGCGCTTGAGCCTGGACCCGGCCATGGTCACCCCGCCACGGGAGGAGGTGCCGCGCATCGCCGCCGAGCGCGCCCTTTCGCGCCAGGCGCTTGCCCGTACCGGAACGAAGCGCCTGTGGAGCCTGCCTTTGGCGCGTCCGCTGGATACGGAGGTTTCCAGCCTCTACGGCGTGGGGCGCGTGCTCAACGGCCAGCCCCGCTCCCCGCATCGGGGTCTGGACCTGGAAGCCAGCGTGGGCGATCCCGTGCGCGCCGCGGACCATGGCGTGGTGGCTCTGGCCGGGGATTTCTACTACCCGGGCCAGTGCGTGTACCTGGACCACGGGCAGGGGCTGGTGACCATGTACTTCCACTTGTCCGAGCGGCTGGTCCAGATGGGCCAGCGGGTGGAGCGCGGCCAGGTGCTGGGCCTGGCGGGCGAGAGCGGACGCAGCACGCGGGCGCACTTGCATTTTGGCGTGGCGGCCCTGGGGCGTCTTGTGGACCCCGAGCCCCTCTTTCTGTATGATGGACGGCAATGA
- the xseA gene encoding exodeoxyribonuclease VII large subunit, whose product MSHILAVSDLTRALTDVLEAEFPFVWVRGQVTNLSRPSSGHIYFTLSDAEAQLSVVWFRGAQGRGARSGVDPLTGEVLESGQDPASRLADGQEALAAGRISVYAPRGAYQLVAELVQPAGVSSLAEAFEALKRRLSARGLFADGRKRPVPHNPARVAVITSPQGAAVRDFLRLAETRGTGAQIRIHPALVQGEAAPAQIARQLDAVSAEGWAQVVALIRGGGSLEDLWAFNTEEVAEAMARCAVPVVTGVGHEPDVSIADYVADRRFPTPTAVAVGLWPARAELAQSVDALENALGRALDARLERCAARVAELSRALAWLSPVRRLERLDQGWREASRRLADVGDRYLAGRTAGLRQAMRGLSRAFGPRDADARAGEVLALAERLRLAMELRLAETSRRAEVLEARLCGLDPEAPLARGYSLVRVLGAQGGAGRLLRTADQAAPGDRLRVRTGRGELDAVVDRTAASAPATGAATTRRRD is encoded by the coding sequence GTGTCGCACATCCTGGCCGTATCCGATCTGACCCGCGCGCTGACCGACGTGCTGGAGGCCGAATTCCCCTTTGTCTGGGTGCGCGGGCAGGTGACCAATCTCTCCCGGCCGTCCTCCGGGCACATCTACTTCACCCTGTCCGACGCTGAGGCTCAGCTGTCCGTGGTTTGGTTCCGGGGCGCGCAGGGGCGCGGCGCGCGTTCCGGCGTGGACCCTCTTACCGGCGAGGTGCTGGAGTCGGGGCAAGACCCGGCCTCGCGCCTGGCCGACGGCCAGGAGGCGCTGGCCGCGGGGCGCATCTCGGTCTACGCGCCGCGCGGGGCCTACCAGCTTGTGGCCGAGCTGGTGCAGCCCGCCGGGGTCAGCAGCCTGGCCGAGGCCTTCGAGGCCCTCAAGCGCAGGCTGTCCGCGCGCGGGCTTTTCGCTGACGGCCGCAAGCGGCCCGTGCCGCATAATCCGGCGCGCGTGGCGGTGATCACCTCGCCGCAGGGCGCGGCCGTGCGTGACTTCTTGCGCCTGGCCGAGACGCGCGGCACCGGCGCGCAGATCCGCATCCACCCCGCCCTGGTGCAGGGCGAGGCCGCCCCGGCCCAGATAGCCCGCCAACTGGACGCCGTGAGCGCCGAGGGTTGGGCCCAGGTGGTCGCCCTCATCCGGGGCGGCGGCAGCCTGGAGGATCTTTGGGCCTTCAACACCGAGGAAGTGGCCGAGGCCATGGCCCGTTGCGCCGTTCCCGTGGTGACGGGGGTGGGGCATGAGCCCGACGTGTCCATTGCCGACTACGTTGCCGACAGGCGTTTTCCCACGCCTACCGCCGTGGCCGTCGGCCTGTGGCCCGCGCGGGCGGAGCTTGCCCAGAGCGTCGACGCCCTGGAAAACGCCCTGGGCCGGGCCCTGGACGCCCGCCTGGAACGGTGCGCGGCGCGCGTGGCCGAACTTTCCCGCGCCCTGGCTTGGCTGTCCCCGGTGAGGCGGCTGGAGCGCCTGGACCAGGGCTGGCGCGAGGCCTCGCGGCGGCTTGCCGATGTCGGGGACAGGTATCTTGCCGGACGAACGGCGGGGTTGCGCCAGGCCATGCGCGGGCTGTCGCGCGCCTTTGGTCCGCGCGACGCGGATGCGCGCGCCGGAGAGGTTCTGGCCCTGGCCGAGCGCCTGCGTCTGGCCATGGAGTTGCGACTGGCCGAAACCTCGCGTCGCGCGGAGGTGCTGGAGGCGCGGCTGTGCGGGCTGGACCCGGAGGCCCCGCTGGCGCGCGGCTACAGCCTGGTGCGCGTGCTGGGGGCGCAAGGCGGGGCGGGCAGGCTGCTGCGCACGGCCGACCAGGCCGCGCCCGGCGACCGGCTGCGCGTGCGCACGGGCCGGGGCGAGCTGGACGCAGTGGTGGACAGAACGGCCGCGTCCGCTCCGGCCACTGGGGCCGCGACCACCCGGAGGCGGGACTGA
- a CDS encoding LysE family translocator, with protein MTAALTIEGAAALALATFVFAAIPGPGVAAVVGQALARGFVPAFLWGVGIILGDAFYLFSAMLGLSVLAQQLGWGFTVLKWAGAAYLAYLGLRCLLAPPAPVAAEAAPGTAREHRSLARTFAGGFCVSLGNPKVIAFYCGFLPGFVDMRALSAPDMLLVAMVILPTCLGVVSLYAWLAARGRGAALGGRTWGFARRGAGLVMLGAAVAVVAE; from the coding sequence ATGACAGCCGCACTGACCATCGAGGGCGCGGCGGCCCTCGCCCTGGCCACCTTCGTGTTCGCCGCCATCCCCGGCCCGGGCGTGGCCGCAGTTGTGGGCCAGGCCCTGGCGCGCGGGTTCGTCCCGGCATTTTTGTGGGGCGTGGGCATCATTCTGGGCGACGCCTTCTATCTTTTTTCCGCCATGCTGGGCCTTTCCGTGCTGGCGCAGCAGCTGGGCTGGGGCTTCACGGTCCTCAAGTGGGCGGGCGCGGCCTATCTGGCCTACCTGGGACTGCGCTGCCTGCTTGCGCCCCCGGCCCCAGTCGCCGCAGAGGCTGCGCCCGGAACGGCGCGGGAGCATCGGAGCCTGGCGCGAACCTTTGCGGGCGGCTTTTGCGTGTCCCTGGGCAACCCCAAGGTCATTGCCTTCTATTGCGGCTTTTTGCCGGGCTTTGTGGACATGCGGGCACTGTCCGCCCCGGACATGCTGCTGGTGGCAATGGTGATCCTGCCCACCTGCCTGGGCGTGGTGTCGCTGTATGCCTGGCTGGCCGCACGCGGGCGGGGCGCCGCCTTAGGCGGCCGGACCTGGGGCTTCGCCCGGCGCGGGGCAGGCCTGGTGATGCTGGGCGCGGCCGTGGCCGTGGTCGCCGAATAG
- a CDS encoding rhomboid family intramembrane serine protease, with product MSPIRAPRPVRSGRAFTRPKRSDAHRVGSPAVREATGRTPAAGPAAASGPAAASGPALPRAPWPDLAPLVDGTPPGRLPHKQARLWSLVLRARRVPHRVRNLPGGYTIQTPQRFARQAVEEILLYHKENLTPHPDIPLTDPQERVRPTVAAMLALCAFYSLTQRPWPGLGSYPQYWHSVGVADASAMLDGQLWRAATALTLHADAAHLASNVVIGGAFLILLARRAGSGTAWLLAVLAGTLGNLLNALAHLAMNGGHLSVGFSTAVFGAAGALAGLKAASGDGDFRPGAMVGRNMGRGWLPPVAAGLALVASLGTAGDNTDIGAHVFGLLAGLGLGGLAGRMALRLGRPDEWAHGRCNDAYGVAAALIPALAWAWGWLAR from the coding sequence ATGAGTCCCATCCGCGCCCCGCGCCCCGTCCGTTCCGGACGCGCCTTCACCCGGCCCAAACGGTCCGACGCCCACCGGGTCGGCTCCCCTGCGGTCCGCGAGGCCACGGGCCGCACGCCTGCCGCCGGGCCCGCCGCCGCTTCCGGGCCCGCCGCCGCTTCCGGGCCGGCCTTGCCCCGCGCGCCCTGGCCGGACCTCGCCCCGCTGGTGGACGGCACGCCGCCAGGCCGCCTGCCGCACAAGCAGGCCCGGCTGTGGAGCCTGGTGCTGCGCGCGCGCCGCGTGCCGCACCGCGTGCGCAATTTGCCCGGAGGCTACACCATCCAGACGCCCCAGCGCTTCGCCCGGCAGGCCGTTGAGGAGATCCTGCTCTACCACAAGGAAAACCTGACCCCGCACCCGGACATCCCCCTCACTGATCCCCAGGAGCGCGTCCGGCCCACGGTGGCGGCCATGCTGGCGCTCTGCGCGTTTTATTCCCTGACCCAGCGCCCCTGGCCGGGCCTGGGCTCCTACCCGCAGTACTGGCACAGCGTTGGCGTGGCCGACGCCTCGGCCATGCTGGACGGCCAGTTGTGGCGCGCGGCCACGGCCCTGACCCTGCACGCCGATGCGGCCCATCTGGCCAGCAACGTGGTCATCGGCGGGGCGTTCCTGATTCTCCTGGCGCGGCGGGCGGGTTCGGGCACGGCCTGGCTCCTGGCCGTGCTGGCGGGGACGCTGGGCAACCTGCTCAACGCCCTGGCGCACCTGGCCATGAACGGGGGGCACCTGTCCGTGGGCTTCAGCACCGCCGTGTTCGGCGCGGCAGGGGCCCTGGCCGGGCTCAAGGCCGCCAGCGGCGACGGGGACTTTCGGCCCGGAGCCATGGTCGGCCGCAACATGGGCCGGGGCTGGCTGCCGCCCGTGGCCGCCGGGTTGGCCCTGGTGGCAAGCCTGGGCACGGCGGGAGACAATACGGACATCGGGGCGCACGTGTTCGGCCTGCTGGCCGGGCTGGGCCTGGGCGGACTGGCCGGACGAATGGCCCTGCGTCTGGGCAGGCCGGACGAGTGGGCGCACGGGCGCTGCAACGACGCCTACGGCGTGGCCGCCGCGCTGATTCCCGCCCTGGCCTGGGCCTGGGGCTGGCTGGCGCGCTGA
- a CDS encoding protein kinase domain-containing protein, with protein MRRIGRYEVLGLLGRGGMGAVYKAAMPHTGRVVALKLLRPSEQLAATADQDALRRGFFREAALMAGIRHPGVAQVLDVDEDRDGRPFFVMEYYCDNLGAQLGEGPRVEEPCRALGVARSLDLARQLASALARLHHEGVLHRDVKPFNLMLAHRPDDFPGGSDELKLIDFGLSRLRGEREAGRPRGAVVGSPWYAAPEQEADPATADERADIFSAGVTLFRCLTGRLPQDGLLSSFLRPGLDERFDAFFASCCAQRPALRPSSARALLAELDGLSAHWTRLREAVCALPPEAGEPAPAPRRATAGVLRSRPVRQPLSGARERFGLDALWRPQASAPERFRVLDGEGGQLVRDESTGLLWQRGGSAYAVTLAGAREHAKRLDAQGFGGVRGWRLPTVEELATLLLPEPDLRQLCLPGVFEPAQRRLWSADRKSYSASWYADAEHGFIWWQDDTCQFHARCVCSGA; from the coding sequence ATGCGGCGCATCGGACGCTACGAGGTGCTGGGCCTGCTGGGGCGCGGTGGCATGGGCGCGGTGTACAAGGCGGCCATGCCGCACACCGGCCGCGTGGTGGCGCTGAAGCTTCTGCGGCCCTCGGAGCAGCTGGCCGCCACGGCGGACCAGGACGCCCTGCGCCGGGGCTTCTTCCGCGAGGCCGCGCTCATGGCGGGCATCCGGCATCCGGGCGTGGCCCAGGTGCTGGACGTGGACGAGGACCGCGACGGCCGCCCCTTTTTCGTCATGGAGTACTACTGCGACAACCTGGGCGCGCAGCTGGGCGAAGGCCCGCGCGTGGAGGAGCCCTGCCGGGCGCTCGGAGTGGCGCGCTCCCTCGATCTGGCGCGGCAGCTGGCCTCGGCCCTGGCGCGCCTGCATCACGAGGGCGTGCTGCACCGCGACGTGAAGCCCTTCAACCTCATGCTGGCCCACCGGCCAGACGATTTCCCCGGCGGATCCGACGAGCTGAAGCTCATCGACTTCGGCCTTTCGCGGCTGCGGGGCGAGCGCGAGGCCGGGCGGCCGCGCGGGGCCGTGGTGGGCTCGCCCTGGTACGCCGCGCCGGAGCAGGAGGCCGATCCGGCCACGGCCGACGAGCGGGCCGACATCTTTTCCGCCGGGGTGACGCTGTTCCGCTGCCTCACCGGTCGGCTGCCGCAGGATGGCCTTTTGTCCAGCTTTCTGCGCCCCGGCCTGGACGAGCGGTTCGACGCCTTTTTCGCCAGTTGCTGTGCGCAGCGTCCGGCCCTGCGGCCGTCCTCCGCCCGCGCCCTGCTGGCGGAGCTGGACGGCCTCTCGGCCCATTGGACCCGCCTGCGCGAGGCCGTCTGCGCCTTGCCGCCGGAAGCAGGAGAGCCCGCCCCCGCCCCGCGGCGCGCGACCGCGGGCGTCCTGCGCTCCCGTCCCGTGCGCCAGCCCCTGTCCGGGGCCAGGGAGCGCTTCGGGCTGGACGCCCTGTGGCGACCCCAGGCGAGCGCACCGGAGCGTTTCCGCGTCCTGGACGGCGAGGGGGGGCAGCTGGTGCGCGATGAATCGACCGGCCTTTTGTGGCAACGCGGCGGCAGCGCCTATGCCGTGACCCTGGCCGGGGCGCGGGAGCACGCCAAGCGGCTGGATGCCCAGGGCTTCGGCGGGGTGCGCGGCTGGCGTTTGCCCACGGTGGAGGAATTGGCGACCCTGCTTCTGCCCGAGCCGGACCTGCGCCAGCTCTGTCTGCCGGGCGTGTTCGAGCCCGCCCAGCGCCGCTTGTGGAGCGCGGACCGCAAATCCTACTCGGCCTCCTGGTACGCCGACGCCGAGCACGGCTTCATCTGGTGGCAGGACGACACCTGCCAGTTCCACGCCCGCTGCGTGTGCTCCGGCGCATAG
- the rnhA gene encoding ribonuclease HI, whose amino-acid sequence MTELPRVTIYTDGSCLGNPGPGGYAAVLLSGPHRKELAQGFSGTTNNRMEIMAVIAGLESLKTRSAVEIVTDSQYVKKAFTDRWLAGWQKNGWKTAAKQPVKNQDLWKRLVPLIEAHEVKWRWVRGHSGDPENERCDQLARGAASGRNLPPDQQG is encoded by the coding sequence ATGACAGAGCTTCCACGTGTCACCATCTACACCGACGGCTCCTGCCTGGGCAACCCCGGCCCAGGCGGCTACGCGGCGGTGCTGCTCTCCGGCCCGCACAGGAAGGAGCTCGCCCAGGGCTTTTCCGGCACCACCAACAACCGCATGGAGATCATGGCCGTCATCGCCGGGCTGGAAAGCCTCAAGACCAGAAGCGCGGTGGAGATCGTCACCGATTCGCAGTACGTGAAGAAGGCCTTCACCGACCGCTGGCTTGCGGGCTGGCAAAAGAACGGCTGGAAGACCGCCGCCAAGCAGCCGGTCAAGAATCAGGATCTCTGGAAGCGCCTGGTGCCGCTCATCGAGGCGCACGAGGTGAAGTGGCGCTGGGTGCGCGGCCACAGCGGCGACCCGGAAAACGAACGCTGCGACCAGCTGGCGCGCGGCGCGGCCAGCGGAAGGAACCTGCCGCCGGACCAGCAGGGCTAG
- a CDS encoding NAD(P)/FAD-dependent oxidoreductase: MVKDFDVLVAGAGPAGSAAARVLAGRGLRVGLIDRLAHPRFKLCGGLLTAKSMDALDRVFGLGEADLAARGGLFHATPEYVFLHQGRELLRGAAAEPFRFVERPVLDALLAQEAVAHGAEPLFGRVVAACDAAAGEVLLADGERLRAGFVIGADGVNSATRRALGRGDAARRAWRENLAAAIEVELPVGQGPGCFPRQVRAPELHVGGPCVPSAGYGWVFPGPRGAKAGICGLRRRGEDFGALFRDYLRLLGVAGAEQIPLRGHPLPYGNALARPCSGRLVLAGDAGGFVEPLFGEGIFYALATGAHAATAVLRAITRGADAADEYDALLARSVRPELVWSDRLRWLLFAAMRRFGPAPIKGFVRCAPDALAQMVHGGRSFRLLLPKRWAWGAELGPCAPLG; this comes from the coding sequence GTGGTCAAGGATTTTGACGTGCTGGTGGCCGGGGCTGGTCCGGCCGGTTCGGCGGCGGCGCGGGTGCTTGCGGGCCGTGGCCTGCGCGTGGGACTGATCGACCGCCTGGCGCATCCCCGCTTCAAGCTGTGCGGCGGCCTGCTCACGGCCAAGAGCATGGACGCCCTGGACCGCGTGTTCGGCTTGGGGGAGGCCGACCTGGCCGCGCGCGGCGGACTGTTCCACGCCACGCCGGAATACGTATTTCTGCACCAGGGGCGCGAACTGCTGCGCGGGGCCGCGGCCGAACCCTTCCGCTTTGTGGAGCGGCCGGTTCTCGATGCCCTGCTTGCGCAAGAGGCCGTGGCGCATGGAGCCGAGCCGCTCTTCGGCCGGGTGGTCGCCGCCTGCGACGCGGCGGCGGGCGAGGTGCTGCTGGCGGACGGCGAGCGTCTGCGCGCCGGGTTCGTCATCGGGGCCGACGGCGTGAACTCCGCCACGCGCCGCGCGCTGGGGCGCGGTGACGCCGCGCGCCGGGCCTGGCGCGAGAACCTTGCCGCGGCCATCGAGGTGGAACTGCCCGTGGGCCAAGGTCCGGGGTGCTTTCCGCGCCAGGTGCGCGCGCCGGAGCTGCACGTGGGCGGGCCCTGCGTGCCCTCGGCCGGGTACGGCTGGGTGTTTCCGGGGCCGCGCGGGGCCAAGGCGGGCATTTGCGGGCTGCGGCGGCGCGGCGAGGACTTCGGCGCGCTGTTCCGCGACTACCTGCGCCTGCTGGGCGTGGCCGGGGCGGAGCAGATTCCCCTGCGCGGGCATCCGCTGCCCTACGGCAACGCCCTGGCGCGCCCGTGCTCCGGGCGGCTTGTTCTGGCGGGCGACGCCGGGGGCTTTGTGGAGCCGCTGTTCGGAGAGGGAATCTTTTATGCCTTGGCCACAGGCGCGCACGCGGCCACGGCTGTTCTGCGCGCCATAACGCGCGGGGCCGACGCAGCCGACGAGTACGACGCGCTGCTGGCGCGGAGCGTGCGGCCGGAACTCGTCTGGTCCGACCGGCTGCGCTGGCTGCTCTTCGCGGCCATGCGGCGCTTCGGTCCGGCGCCCATCAAGGGCTTTGTGCGCTGCGCCCCGGACGCCCTGGCCCAAATGGTCCACGGCGGGCGCTCCTTTCGCCTGCTTCTGCCCAAACGCTGGGCGTGGGGCGCGGAGCTTGGGCCCTGCGCCCCTCTCGGCTAG
- a CDS encoding HAD family hydrolase, with protein MSARTRPFDALLFDFDGTLSRLTIDFSRLRRKITALAEAFLGEEPEPSDLPVLEWIGVIAGEIALMDEELGKQFHTRGRLIIQATELDAARDAELFPDTRPLLAGLRAAGVKTGILTRNSTAAVKAVFPDVAACCDAFLAREDTPNVKPHPDHALLVLKRLDVAPEQALLVGDHPIDIETARRAGLAAAAVTCGHSQREALAVARPDFIASDCRALVTELAQLALLPGM; from the coding sequence ATGTCCGCACGCACCCGCCCCTTTGACGCCCTGCTTTTCGACTTCGACGGCACCCTTTCGCGCCTGACCATCGACTTCTCCAGGCTGCGCCGCAAGATCACCGCCCTGGCCGAGGCCTTTCTGGGCGAAGAGCCCGAACCCTCGGACCTGCCCGTGCTGGAATGGATCGGCGTCATCGCCGGGGAAATCGCCCTCATGGACGAGGAGTTGGGCAAGCAGTTCCACACGCGCGGACGCCTCATCATCCAGGCCACGGAGCTGGACGCAGCCCGCGACGCCGAGCTGTTCCCCGACACCCGGCCCCTGCTGGCCGGGCTGCGCGCCGCCGGGGTCAAGACCGGCATCCTCACGCGGAACTCCACCGCCGCCGTCAAGGCCGTGTTTCCGGACGTGGCCGCCTGCTGCGACGCCTTTCTGGCCAGGGAGGACACGCCCAACGTCAAGCCCCACCCGGACCACGCGCTGTTGGTGCTCAAGCGCCTGGACGTGGCCCCGGAACAGGCCTTGCTGGTGGGCGACCACCCCATCGACATCGAGACCGCGCGCCGGGCCGGACTGGCCGCCGCGGCCGTCACCTGCGGGCACTCGCAGCGCGAGGCCCTTGCCGTGGCCCGGCCCGACTTCATCGCCAGCGACTGCCGGGCCCTTGTGACAGAACTGGCCCAGCTGGCCCTGCTGCCGGGGATGTGA
- a CDS encoding HD-GYP domain-containing protein, which produces MEQRIKRSALRPGMYVISHGLGTFDKPLVRVGKPLLTPGDIALLVPEDVEDVTVETSVNLSLLGQERPVGVPITTALSDELAIARKLHADALGHVKSFVDDVRRGTQIDHRAAKPLVENFIDSVFRNENAAITLFKLRGFDEYTYTHSINVSLLAILFGRQLGLERPQLLTLGLAGMYHDVGKARIPEAVLNKPGKLSEAEFQLMKTHPLEGYKIMANQPELAPEILRAVVEHHERHDGSGYPRGLTGDDIGLFSRIIAVVDVYDALTSRRVYKDAMAPAKALGMMYQWRDKDFPHHAIESFIRCVGVYPVGSFVRLSGGEYGIVASVNPLRPTKPEVKVVMDAKMRPQIPRCLDLLALEGTPQAQDIDRVLNPAEHKIDVEPFFLA; this is translated from the coding sequence ATGGAACAGCGAATAAAACGCAGCGCCCTCAGGCCAGGCATGTACGTCATCAGCCACGGGCTGGGCACCTTCGACAAGCCCCTGGTGCGGGTGGGCAAGCCCCTGCTCACGCCTGGGGACATCGCCCTGCTGGTGCCGGAGGACGTGGAAGACGTGACCGTCGAAACCAGCGTGAACCTCTCGCTTTTGGGCCAGGAGCGGCCTGTGGGCGTGCCCATCACCACGGCCCTGTCCGACGAGCTGGCCATCGCCCGCAAGCTGCACGCCGACGCCCTGGGCCATGTGAAGAGCTTTGTGGACGACGTGCGCCGGGGCACACAGATCGACCACCGCGCGGCCAAGCCACTGGTGGAGAACTTCATCGACAGCGTCTTCCGCAACGAGAACGCCGCCATCACGCTTTTCAAGCTGCGCGGCTTCGACGAGTACACCTACACCCATTCCATCAACGTCAGCCTCCTGGCCATCCTGTTCGGCAGGCAGCTTGGACTGGAGCGGCCGCAACTGCTCACCCTGGGTCTGGCGGGCATGTATCACGACGTGGGCAAGGCGCGCATTCCCGAGGCCGTCCTGAACAAGCCCGGCAAGCTCAGCGAAGCGGAATTCCAGCTCATGAAGACCCACCCGCTTGAGGGGTACAAGATCATGGCGAACCAGCCGGAACTGGCGCCGGAGATACTGCGCGCGGTGGTGGAGCACCACGAGCGCCACGACGGCTCCGGCTACCCGCGCGGCCTCACCGGCGACGACATCGGCCTGTTCTCGCGCATCATCGCCGTGGTGGACGTGTACGATGCGCTGACCAGCCGCCGGGTCTACAAGGACGCCATGGCCCCGGCCAAGGCCCTGGGCATGATGTACCAGTGGCGCGACAAGGACTTCCCCCATCACGCCATCGAAAGCTTCATCCGCTGCGTGGGCGTGTACCCGGTGGGCAGTTTCGTGCGCCTCTCCGGCGGCGAGTACGGCATCGTGGCCAGCGTCAACCCCCTGCGCCCCACCAAGCCGGAGGTCAAGGTGGTCATGGACGCCAAAATGCGCCCGCAAATCCCCCGCTGCCTGGACCTGCTGGCCCTGGAGGGCACGCCCCAGGCCCAGGACATCGACCGTGTGCTCAACCCGGCCGAGCACAAGATCGATGTGGAACCTTTTTTCCTGGCCTAG